Proteins encoded within one genomic window of Brachybacterium sp. P6-10-X1:
- the panB gene encoding 3-methyl-2-oxobutanoate hydroxymethyltransferase, whose translation MNTPSGPAKVRIRHLHDAKDRGRPFSMLTAYDQFSAQAFEEAGIDVLLVGDSVGTTVLGHSSTTATTHQDMLTFTGAVARSVHRPLVVADLAFGTYETGPLDAVRHGVELIRAGAEMVKLEGGHAIAPQVRALVEAGIPVMGHLGFTPQSVNALSGHRVQGRDAQGADQLAEDALAIQEAGASALVLELVPASVAARITEVVQIPTIGIGAGPACDGQVLVWQDMAGLSGFHGKFVKTFADLRRDLARAAEQYRIEVGERSYPGEEHSFE comes from the coding sequence GTGAACACTCCGTCCGGCCCCGCCAAGGTCCGCATCCGTCATCTGCACGACGCCAAGGACCGCGGGCGGCCGTTCTCGATGCTCACCGCCTACGACCAGTTCTCCGCCCAGGCCTTCGAGGAGGCCGGCATCGACGTGCTGCTGGTCGGGGACTCGGTGGGCACCACCGTGCTGGGGCACTCATCGACCACCGCCACCACACATCAGGACATGCTCACCTTCACCGGGGCGGTCGCCCGCAGCGTGCACCGTCCGCTGGTGGTCGCCGACCTCGCCTTCGGCACCTACGAGACCGGGCCGCTCGACGCCGTCCGGCACGGCGTCGAGCTGATCCGTGCCGGCGCGGAGATGGTCAAGCTCGAAGGCGGTCACGCGATCGCGCCGCAGGTCCGAGCGCTGGTCGAGGCCGGCATCCCCGTGATGGGCCACCTCGGTTTCACGCCGCAGTCGGTCAATGCCCTCTCCGGCCATCGGGTCCAGGGACGCGACGCCCAGGGCGCCGATCAGCTCGCCGAGGACGCGCTCGCGATCCAGGAGGCCGGCGCCTCCGCGCTCGTGCTCGAGCTGGTGCCGGCCTCGGTCGCCGCCCGCATCACCGAGGTGGTGCAGATCCCGACCATCGGCATCGGCGCCGGCCCCGCCTGCGACGGTCAGGTGCTGGTGTGGCAGGACATGGCGGGCCTCTCCGGCTTCCACGGCAAGTTCGTCAAGACCTTCGCGGATCTGCGCCGTGACCTCGCCCGTGCGGCCGAGCAGTACCGGATCGAGGTCGGAGAGCGCTCCTACCCCGGCGAGGAGCACTCCTTCGAGTGA
- the map gene encoding type I methionyl aminopeptidase, with product MTVEQVWIRPEGRELLVPGTPGPRRAVPARIERPEYVGKDEAVSDSGPKVQSADVIQRVREASRVAALALDAAGEAAVPGVTTDHIDGVVHDVLIEHGAYPSTLGYLGFEKSCCTSLNEVICHGIPDSTVMQAGDILNVDVTAFLHGVHGDTNATFEVGEVHPAAHDLVERSHEAMMRGIKAARPGRQVNVIGRVIEKFVARHGYESVRDYTGHGVAEGFHNGLVIPHYDSAPLFDDVIEEGMTFTVEPMVTIGSQAWEQWDDGWTVVTKDRSYTAQFEHTMLITGQGPELLTVV from the coding sequence ATGACTGTAGAGCAGGTGTGGATCCGTCCTGAAGGCCGCGAGCTGCTGGTACCCGGCACGCCGGGTCCGCGCCGTGCGGTGCCCGCGCGCATCGAGCGCCCCGAGTACGTGGGCAAGGACGAGGCGGTCTCCGACTCCGGTCCGAAGGTGCAGAGCGCCGACGTGATCCAGCGGGTGCGTGAGGCCAGCCGGGTCGCCGCCCTCGCCCTGGACGCTGCCGGGGAGGCCGCCGTCCCCGGCGTGACCACCGATCACATCGACGGGGTCGTCCACGACGTGCTGATCGAGCACGGCGCCTACCCCTCGACCCTCGGCTACCTCGGCTTCGAGAAGTCCTGCTGCACCAGCCTGAACGAGGTGATCTGCCACGGCATCCCGGACTCGACGGTGATGCAGGCCGGCGACATCCTCAACGTCGACGTCACCGCCTTCCTCCACGGCGTCCACGGCGACACCAACGCCACCTTCGAGGTCGGCGAGGTCCATCCTGCCGCGCACGACCTCGTCGAACGCTCCCACGAGGCGATGATGCGCGGCATCAAGGCGGCCAGGCCCGGCCGCCAGGTCAATGTGATCGGACGCGTGATCGAGAAGTTCGTGGCCCGCCACGGCTACGAGTCGGTTCGGGACTACACCGGCCACGGCGTCGCCGAGGGATTCCACAACGGCCTGGTCATCCCGCACTACGACTCCGCGCCCCTGTTCGATGACGTGATCGAGGAGGGCATGACCTTCACCGTCGAACCGATGGTCACGATCGGCTCCCAGGCCTGGGAGCAGTGGGACGACGGCTGGACCGTGGTGACCAAGGACCGTTCCTACACCGCCCAGTTCGAGCACACGATGCTGATCACCGGCCAGGGCCCCGAACTGCTCACCGTCGTGTGA
- the ppgK gene encoding polyphosphate--glucose phosphotransferase, with protein MAKKHRRAFGIDIGGSGIKGAPVDLSTGELTADRVRIPTPQPSLPDAVADTVAELISSFDLEDGMPVGVTFPAVIQHGVAQTAANVDDSWIGTDVDALLTERTGHDVFVVNDADAAGIAEMDFGAGRKKKGAVLVITLGTGVGSAMFVDGTLVPNAELGHVLLHGDSAEKYMASSIREREDLDWETWAGRLQEYFSHIEFLFSPDRIIVGGGVSKKHKEFLPLLDLKTRIVPAKLRNEAGIIGAASLARQEQKALAKKAKKLAEKAEKKDAKA; from the coding sequence ATGGCGAAGAAGCACCGCAGGGCGTTCGGGATCGACATCGGCGGCAGCGGCATCAAGGGTGCCCCGGTGGACCTGTCCACCGGTGAGCTGACCGCGGACCGGGTACGGATCCCCACCCCGCAGCCGTCGCTCCCGGATGCCGTCGCGGACACCGTCGCCGAGCTGATCTCCTCCTTCGACCTCGAGGACGGGATGCCGGTGGGGGTCACCTTCCCCGCCGTCATCCAGCACGGCGTCGCCCAGACCGCCGCGAACGTCGACGACTCCTGGATCGGCACCGACGTGGACGCCCTGCTGACCGAGCGCACCGGACACGACGTCTTCGTGGTCAACGACGCCGATGCCGCCGGCATCGCCGAGATGGATTTCGGGGCGGGTCGCAAGAAGAAGGGCGCGGTCCTGGTGATCACGCTGGGCACCGGGGTGGGCAGCGCGATGTTCGTCGACGGCACGCTGGTGCCCAACGCCGAGCTGGGACATGTGCTGCTGCACGGCGACTCCGCCGAGAAGTACATGGCCAGCTCGATCCGGGAGCGCGAGGACCTGGACTGGGAGACCTGGGCGGGCCGGCTGCAGGAGTACTTCTCCCACATCGAGTTCCTGTTCAGCCCCGACCGCATCATCGTCGGCGGCGGGGTCTCGAAGAAGCACAAGGAGTTCCTGCCGCTGCTGGACCTGAAGACCAGGATCGTGCCGGCGAAGCTCCGCAACGAGGCCGGGATCATCGGGGCCGCGTCCCTGGCCCGTCAGGAGCAGAAGGCACTGGCGAAGAAGGCGAAGAAGCTCGCCGAGAAGGCCGAGAAGAAGGACGCGAAGGCATAG
- a CDS encoding YaaA family protein, producing the protein MLILLPPSETKTRPTDAGAGPLELEALGLPQLTEARSAVVRAARRTAAGKDGAAKLGVPVSSPELVERMAQIDSEPTAVALSVYSGVLYDQLDPARSLPADRRVLVQSALLGLIDAGSDRIPAYRLSAGSTLSRLGKAGSWWASRLKPVAAQLRRAQAETGAPVIVDCRSGSYRSMMVVRSGDGVRVLDVSPVQERSGTRKVISHDAKRYRGLVTRALLEAGRTPASADEVVDIVRAALPTLHVELEGDRLVVVDQVG; encoded by the coding sequence GTGCTGATCCTGCTGCCGCCCTCGGAGACCAAGACCCGCCCCACCGATGCCGGGGCCGGACCCCTGGAGCTGGAGGCGCTGGGTCTGCCGCAGCTGACCGAGGCGCGGAGCGCCGTCGTCCGGGCCGCCCGGCGCACGGCCGCCGGGAAGGACGGCGCCGCGAAGCTCGGTGTGCCGGTGTCCTCCCCCGAGCTCGTCGAGCGCATGGCGCAGATCGACTCCGAACCGACCGCCGTCGCGCTGTCCGTCTACTCCGGAGTGCTGTACGACCAGCTCGACCCGGCCCGATCGCTCCCCGCCGATCGCCGTGTGCTGGTCCAGAGCGCTCTTCTCGGGCTCATCGACGCCGGCAGCGACCGCATCCCGGCGTACCGGCTCTCCGCCGGCTCCACCCTCTCCCGGCTCGGGAAAGCCGGCTCCTGGTGGGCGTCGCGCCTGAAGCCGGTGGCGGCGCAGCTGCGCCGCGCACAGGCCGAGACCGGTGCCCCCGTGATCGTCGATTGCCGCTCCGGCTCCTACCGCTCCATGATGGTGGTGCGCAGCGGCGACGGCGTGCGGGTGCTCGACGTGTCCCCGGTCCAGGAGCGCTCCGGGACGCGCAAGGTCATCTCGCACGACGCCAAGCGGTACCGCGGACTGGTCACCCGCGCGCTGCTGGAGGCCGGGAGGACGCCGGCCTCGGCCGACGAGGTCGTCGACATCGTCCGTGCGGCCCTCCCCACGCTGCACGTCGAACTCGAAGGGGACCGTCTCGTCGTCGTGGACCAGGTGGGCTGA